One genomic region from Caldicoprobacter guelmensis encodes:
- a CDS encoding 3D domain-containing protein: MEPQIGGADRALVTKLLVVILIALLVLSGVSAAAAFYIDSISYAVTLKDGGHEVEIVTLEKTVGDFLKKYEIELGPGDNINLDREYRLRDGIVIEVVRRLPFYVVADQQEKTVYLPKGATVADVLNKAGIVLGEKDVVNYRLDACAIPREKIIVTRYDEEVIVEREPIGYRVIVKKDDNMDEGVQKVVQEGREGELQRKILVTYRDGQEISRKVIEEKVAVQPVDRIVYVGTVKKKITSRGDVLRYSVVKTFEATAYTHTGNRTKTGVMPKEGYIAVDPRIIPLYKTVYIEFPRGWEHLNGYYKAMDIGGAIKGYRIDVFMDSESQCLRFGRRSVKVYFPK; encoded by the coding sequence ATGGAGCCTCAAATAGGCGGGGCAGACAGGGCACTGGTTACTAAACTTTTAGTGGTGATCCTTATAGCCCTGCTGGTGTTAAGCGGGGTTTCAGCTGCAGCCGCTTTCTACATAGACAGCATAAGCTACGCCGTCACGTTAAAGGATGGTGGTCATGAGGTAGAAATTGTTACGTTAGAAAAAACGGTGGGCGATTTTCTTAAAAAATACGAAATTGAACTGGGGCCAGGAGACAATATAAATCTTGATAGAGAATATAGGCTTAGGGACGGTATTGTCATTGAGGTGGTTCGTAGGCTGCCATTTTATGTTGTAGCAGATCAGCAAGAAAAAACTGTATACTTACCTAAAGGGGCCACAGTAGCCGATGTGCTCAACAAAGCGGGTATTGTCTTGGGAGAAAAGGATGTGGTAAATTACAGGTTGGATGCCTGCGCCATACCGCGAGAAAAAATTATAGTGACTAGATACGACGAAGAAGTTATAGTTGAGAGAGAGCCTATCGGTTACAGGGTGATCGTTAAAAAGGATGACAATATGGATGAAGGGGTGCAGAAGGTAGTACAGGAGGGGAGAGAAGGGGAACTGCAGAGAAAAATACTGGTAACCTATCGAGATGGCCAGGAAATATCGAGAAAAGTTATAGAGGAAAAGGTGGCTGTACAGCCAGTAGATCGCATTGTATATGTCGGTACTGTAAAGAAAAAGATAACGTCGCGTGGCGATGTTTTACGCTATTCAGTAGTGAAAACTTTTGAAGCTACAGCCTATACCCATACTGGGAATCGTACAAAAACGGGAGTTATGCCCAAGGAGGGTTACATTGCGGTCGATCCCAGGATAATTCCATTATACAAAACGGTGTATATAGAATTTCCACGGGGATGGGAACACTTAAACGGCTATTACAAAGCTATGGATATTGGAGGAGCTATCAAAGGATATAGGATTGACGTGTTTATGGACAGTGAAAGCCAATGTTTGAGATTTGGTAGAAGGAGTGTTAAGGTGTATTTCCCTAAATGA
- the rsmA gene encoding 16S rRNA (adenine(1518)-N(6)/adenine(1519)-N(6))-dimethyltransferase RsmA has protein sequence MMMCKDIQSLTSPRVVKELMARHGVSFKKGLGQNFLIDRNILMKIMDAAAIDKEDFVLEIGAGIGTLTKELAGAAKQVLAIEIDSRLFPILDETLAGCYNVKLVQGDVLKLDIKQLLEQHFGEQPFKVVGNLPYYITTPVLMMFLESDLPYESMVVMVQKEVAQRMTAVAGTKDYGMLSIAVQFYTCPEIVAVVSANVFFPPPKVDSAIVLLKRRQSPPVDVQDHRLFFKVVRAAFNQRRKTIINALTALELKGISKEKLYDVLDRCSIDPRRRGEDLTIQQYADIANVLYLEGQRIDE, from the coding sequence ATGATGATGTGTAAGGATATACAATCGCTTACCTCACCCAGAGTGGTAAAAGAGTTAATGGCTCGACATGGGGTGAGTTTTAAGAAGGGTTTGGGACAAAATTTTTTGATTGATAGAAACATACTTATGAAGATAATGGATGCAGCTGCAATTGATAAAGAAGATTTTGTGTTGGAGATTGGAGCGGGAATAGGGACATTGACCAAGGAGCTGGCTGGCGCTGCTAAACAGGTGTTGGCAATTGAGATAGACAGCAGGCTGTTCCCTATTTTAGATGAGACGTTGGCAGGCTGTTATAATGTGAAGCTTGTTCAGGGAGATGTGCTTAAACTGGATATAAAGCAGCTGCTAGAGCAGCACTTTGGGGAGCAGCCATTTAAAGTAGTTGGCAATTTACCCTATTATATTACCACCCCCGTGTTGATGATGTTTTTGGAGAGCGATTTGCCTTATGAATCCATGGTAGTGATGGTACAAAAGGAAGTAGCTCAGAGGATGACGGCTGTGGCTGGTACAAAGGATTACGGGATGCTGTCTATTGCTGTCCAATTCTACACTTGTCCCGAGATAGTAGCCGTGGTATCGGCTAACGTGTTTTTCCCTCCTCCCAAGGTGGATTCAGCTATTGTGTTGCTAAAAAGGAGGCAAAGTCCACCAGTCGATGTACAGGACCATAGGTTGTTTTTTAAGGTGGTAAGGGCGGCTTTTAACCAAAGGCGGAAGACCATAATCAATGCCTTGACTGCTTTAGAGTTGAAGGGTATAAGCAAAGAAAAATTGTATGATGTGTTGGACAGATGTAGCATTGATCCGAGGAGACGGGGTGAGGACCTTACCATACAGCAGTATGCTGATATAGCCAATGTTTTATACTTAGAGGGGCAAAGGATTGACGAGTGA
- the spo0A gene encoding sporulation transcription factor Spo0A, which yields MGSKIRVVILDDNAGIREILKEYINMQDDMEVVGVAGDGVAGLEAIKLFCPDVVIMDMIMPKLDGLGVLEHLNVSGLQILPSVICLSAIGQEDLIRRAIELGAKYYMVKPFDLGMMVKRIREVMRKTEPAKCNASDTVKSENLEEKISNIFLTIGIPAHIKGYHFLREAIKMVVENSDLINRITKELYPGIAKKFNTTPSKVERAIRHAIDVAWSRGKVENINKLFGYVVYNKNEKPTNGEFIALVADKLSMERSA from the coding sequence ATGGGATCGAAAATTAGGGTTGTTATTTTGGATGACAATGCGGGTATAAGGGAGATTTTGAAAGAGTATATTAACATGCAAGATGACATGGAAGTAGTTGGGGTGGCAGGAGATGGAGTGGCAGGTTTGGAAGCTATAAAATTGTTTTGTCCTGACGTGGTTATTATGGATATGATTATGCCTAAATTAGACGGCTTGGGAGTGCTTGAGCATCTCAATGTGTCCGGACTACAAATCCTTCCTTCAGTTATATGCCTGTCGGCAATAGGACAGGAGGATTTGATAAGAAGGGCTATAGAATTAGGGGCCAAATATTATATGGTGAAACCGTTTGACTTAGGAATGATGGTTAAGAGGATAAGGGAAGTCATGCGCAAAACAGAGCCAGCAAAATGTAATGCGAGCGATACTGTAAAAAGTGAGAACCTTGAAGAGAAGATTTCTAACATATTTTTAACCATTGGCATTCCAGCTCATATCAAAGGTTATCACTTCTTAAGAGAGGCAATTAAGATGGTGGTAGAGAATTCTGACCTTATAAACCGTATCACCAAGGAACTTTATCCAGGCATTGCTAAAAAGTTTAACACAACCCCAAGCAAAGTTGAAAGAGCTATACGCCATGCCATTGATGTGGCTTGGAGCCGTGGGAAGGTAGAGAATATAAATAAGTTGTTTGGATATGTTGTATATAATAAGAATGAAAAGCCCACCAATGGGGAATTTATTGCACTTGTTGCCGACAAGCTGAGCATGGAGCGCTCAGCATAG
- a CDS encoding ArsR/SmtB family transcription factor, with amino-acid sequence MDVSKYQQKAELLKALGHPVRLCIVHGLMHKTCNVSGIQECLKLPQSTISQHLGILKARGIIKGERRGVEIKYSVVNEEALKIVKVLLDDEVPFSDSIKEE; translated from the coding sequence ATGGATGTGTCGAAGTATCAACAAAAGGCTGAGCTTTTAAAGGCGCTTGGGCATCCAGTGAGGTTGTGTATTGTACATGGTCTTATGCATAAAACATGTAATGTGTCGGGAATTCAAGAGTGTTTGAAACTTCCCCAGTCCACAATTTCCCAGCACTTAGGTATATTGAAGGCCAGGGGCATCATCAAAGGAGAACGAAGGGGAGTGGAAATAAAGTATTCGGTGGTCAATGAAGAGGCCCTTAAAATTGTGAAAGTACTGTTGGATGATGAAGTTCCTTTTTCTGACAGTATAAAGGAGGAGTAG
- a CDS encoding FAD-dependent oxidoreductase — protein MGKKKLVVIGDEIDGIKAAARAICQNPEVEAKVLIPGKYPSFNSYMLSYFIQNSEEDVFSLVEGIMDNFRVQGSMDILTETRVTDILPVEKKVIFEELKDGHSSVLEYDKLIIATGASPVVPAIEGINLGNVLFLKSPEDVAIIQEGIKEGRLKKAVVVGAHMAGVYLAESLWKRGVKVSLVERGSQILPELDIEMAELVRRQMGRKGVEVLVGEKVLSLIGNAKGDVVEVHTPEHIIPADVVIWLDDMKPNVEVAKKAGIIIGASGAIEVDQYMETNVPGIYAMGSCAERVHHITGKPVWVYWQAVDDVALHVISQNILGDNDCMLEKGVLGAIGIQAFDLGIARAGLSLQQAWQEGYDGEAAIVSVYDDRYAGGGGYRENTIKLIVNRSNGKIMGVQCVGGALSDKLVDIVATVMGMDGTVKDLAVLDLISMNQHPILLVAHVMLNKLQGKLKGISPLELSSLVHNEEVVLLDVRTESEFKMGTLPGAINIPLEELENRKDELDRERLIVLISERGRRASLAYVKLKQLGFERLRVLDGGLLIYPFV, from the coding sequence ATGGGAAAAAAGAAGTTAGTTGTGATTGGGGATGAAATTGATGGTATAAAGGCGGCGGCCAGAGCTATTTGCCAAAATCCTGAGGTAGAAGCAAAGGTTTTGATTCCGGGAAAATATCCTTCGTTTAACAGTTATATGCTCTCCTATTTTATTCAAAACTCCGAAGAGGATGTTTTTTCTTTGGTAGAAGGCATTATGGACAATTTTAGAGTCCAGGGCAGCATGGATATTTTAACTGAAACAAGGGTAACTGACATCCTTCCTGTGGAAAAAAAGGTGATATTTGAAGAATTAAAAGATGGTCATAGCTCTGTGTTAGAATATGATAAGCTGATTATCGCTACAGGAGCTTCGCCGGTTGTTCCAGCGATAGAGGGCATTAACCTGGGGAATGTCCTGTTTCTTAAGTCTCCGGAGGATGTAGCCATCATTCAAGAAGGAATAAAGGAAGGGCGATTGAAAAAGGCGGTGGTAGTAGGAGCTCATATGGCGGGAGTATATCTGGCTGAAAGCCTGTGGAAGCGAGGCGTGAAGGTAAGCCTTGTGGAAAGAGGGTCACAGATACTTCCTGAATTGGACATTGAAATGGCTGAGTTGGTCAGGAGACAGATGGGGCGTAAAGGTGTTGAAGTCCTGGTGGGGGAAAAAGTGCTTTCTCTGATAGGCAATGCTAAAGGAGATGTGGTTGAGGTCCACACCCCCGAGCACATTATTCCTGCTGATGTGGTTATATGGCTAGATGATATGAAGCCCAATGTGGAAGTAGCAAAAAAAGCGGGAATCATAATAGGAGCCAGCGGTGCTATTGAGGTTGACCAGTATATGGAAACCAATGTGCCCGGCATATACGCGATGGGTAGCTGTGCCGAGAGGGTTCATCACATAACAGGTAAGCCTGTATGGGTTTACTGGCAGGCAGTTGATGATGTAGCACTTCATGTAATAAGCCAAAACATACTTGGCGACAATGATTGTATGCTAGAGAAAGGTGTGTTAGGCGCTATAGGCATACAGGCTTTTGACCTTGGAATAGCTCGAGCTGGCCTTTCGCTTCAGCAGGCTTGGCAGGAGGGCTACGATGGGGAAGCGGCTATAGTTTCGGTGTATGACGACAGGTATGCTGGTGGTGGGGGCTACAGGGAGAATACTATTAAACTCATTGTGAATAGGTCCAATGGCAAGATAATGGGGGTTCAGTGTGTAGGAGGCGCTTTGTCAGATAAATTGGTGGATATAGTGGCTACTGTCATGGGTATGGATGGTACGGTCAAAGATTTGGCCGTGCTGGATCTCATTTCCATGAACCAGCATCCCATTTTGCTTGTGGCTCACGTCATGCTCAATAAGCTACAAGGGAAGTTGAAAGGCATTTCTCCTTTAGAATTAAGTTCTCTTGTGCATAATGAGGAGGTAGTTTTACTGGATGTGCGCACTGAATCTGAGTTTAAAATGGGGACATTGCCTGGTGCAATAAACATACCTTTGGAGGAATTGGAAAACCGAAAAGATGAATTGGACAGGGAGCGCCTCATAGTATTGATAAGTGAGAGGGGCCGAAGGGCCTCTTTAGCCTATGTTAAGCTTAAACAGTTGGGATTTGAACGGTTAAGGGTACTTGACGGTGGACTTCTGATATATCCTTTTGTTTAA
- a CDS encoding Veg family protein → MIDAQALMNVKKAVESNIGEKVKLKANRGRRKSFIREGVIHEVYPSIFTVRVNIDDKSVQTLSFTYFDILTSNVEVVICKNNQRI, encoded by the coding sequence ATGATTGACGCACAGGCTTTGATGAATGTTAAAAAGGCGGTGGAATCCAATATAGGGGAAAAGGTAAAGCTTAAAGCCAACAGGGGGCGAAGAAAGAGTTTTATTAGGGAAGGCGTTATTCATGAGGTTTATCCTAGCATTTTTACCGTACGCGTCAACATAGACGATAAGTCTGTCCAGACGCTTTCCTTTACATATTTCGACATACTGACTTCCAATGTAGAAGTGGTGATATGCAAAAATAACCAGAGGATTTGA
- a CDS encoding DUF3794 and LysM peptidoglycan-binding domain-containing protein → MKVTVECVRDILKVDQTIGEELSQALVEGDIVVPESKPDIARVLDVDGIVVVNSKEVIQDRVMIEGVVRCTVLYIGQNEAKLVESLESELGFTHYLDVPGARPNMLSTLKYQVEHVEYEVINSRKLNIKAVINLQGRVNDVLQIDVVQNFKSMPNMQTLKDKVVVSHSQGQGGSQAIVREDLELEEGMPSIQKILKKNASIKLNNRKVMDNRVVIEGDIKIQLLYLCDDPSEPIQHVSYDMPFTQSVDIVGAYQGLECTADVWVQELFVEPREDINGEMRVLSVEAVIEAEVRVFETETKELLVDAYCPGLSLKPRKRKINLIQSVGEAQDQVVIKESVAFPQNVPQAARVLYVEAKPVVTDQRISDGKVVIEGVLVSKVIYQPTDPSYGPASIKEDIPFRHSVELEGAYEDMECQSQLVVDHVSCTLIAHDEVEIRAVMTASVSVFTSLEKEVFLDVEVEELKEGLDSGIFVYFVQPGDSLWSIAKKYNTTIASILKYNAIDESQVLTPGDKLIIYKKLQVSV, encoded by the coding sequence ATGAAGGTGACTGTCGAATGTGTGAGGGATATTTTAAAGGTAGACCAGACAATTGGAGAGGAGTTGTCGCAAGCACTGGTAGAAGGAGATATTGTGGTTCCAGAGTCCAAGCCAGATATTGCCAGGGTGCTGGATGTTGACGGCATAGTGGTTGTGAATAGCAAAGAAGTAATTCAGGACAGGGTGATGATAGAAGGAGTAGTGCGCTGTACTGTCCTATACATCGGCCAAAACGAGGCTAAGCTTGTAGAGAGCCTGGAGTCGGAGTTGGGCTTTACTCATTATCTTGATGTGCCTGGTGCCAGACCCAACATGTTATCTACATTGAAGTATCAGGTCGAGCATGTTGAATATGAGGTCATCAACAGCAGGAAACTCAATATAAAAGCTGTGATTAATTTGCAGGGTAGGGTAAATGATGTTCTTCAAATTGATGTAGTACAGAATTTTAAGAGTATGCCAAACATGCAGACGTTAAAGGATAAGGTAGTGGTGTCGCACAGTCAGGGACAGGGTGGTTCACAAGCCATAGTTAGAGAAGACCTGGAGTTAGAAGAAGGCATGCCCTCTATACAAAAAATATTGAAAAAAAATGCTTCAATAAAATTAAATAATCGAAAAGTTATGGATAACAGGGTGGTTATAGAAGGGGATATAAAGATTCAGCTGCTTTATCTGTGTGATGACCCTAGTGAACCAATTCAACACGTGAGTTATGATATGCCGTTTACTCAATCGGTGGACATAGTAGGGGCATATCAAGGATTGGAATGTACCGCTGATGTATGGGTACAAGAACTTTTTGTTGAGCCGCGGGAAGATATAAATGGGGAAATGCGGGTACTCAGTGTGGAGGCTGTCATAGAGGCTGAGGTTAGAGTATTCGAAACAGAAACAAAAGAACTGCTAGTAGATGCTTACTGTCCAGGTTTATCCCTTAAGCCTAGGAAGAGGAAAATAAATCTAATACAGTCGGTGGGTGAAGCACAGGATCAGGTGGTGATAAAAGAGAGCGTGGCATTTCCTCAGAACGTCCCTCAGGCCGCTAGAGTGCTTTACGTTGAAGCAAAACCCGTCGTCACAGACCAGCGCATAAGCGATGGTAAAGTGGTCATTGAGGGGGTGCTGGTAAGCAAGGTGATCTATCAACCCACGGATCCGTCCTACGGACCAGCCAGCATAAAGGAAGATATCCCCTTCAGGCACAGCGTAGAGCTTGAAGGAGCTTATGAAGACATGGAGTGTCAAAGCCAGCTGGTCGTTGATCATGTCAGCTGTACATTAATCGCTCATGATGAAGTGGAAATTCGTGCCGTGATGACAGCAAGTGTGAGTGTATTTACCAGCTTGGAAAAGGAAGTATTCTTGGACGTAGAGGTTGAGGAATTAAAAGAGGGATTGGATTCAGGCATTTTTGTGTATTTTGTTCAGCCAGGAGACAGCCTATGGTCGATAGCCAAGAAATATAATACTACGATAGCCAGTATTTTGAAATACAATGCAATAGATGAGTCACAGGTATTGACTCCGGGAGATAAGCTGATCATATACAAGAAGCTGCAGGTTTCGGTATGA
- the ispE gene encoding 4-(cytidine 5'-diphospho)-2-C-methyl-D-erythritol kinase, with the protein MRRIVLKAYAKINWALDVLGKRPDGYHDVEMVMQSVDLWDAVILEEKGEEISVKCSIDSLPVDVTNTAYRAAVLIKKRFGIEKGIQVELIKNIPVAAGLAGGSADAAAVLVGLSRMWRLNLSKEELMELAGIVGSDVPFCVVGGTALAKGRGEDITELPPAQGIWLVLITPDQRISTAEVYGKLDLSKIQKRPDVTSMVNSLHQRDFKGIALNMVNVLEEVTVGLCPQIRAIKEDVMRQGAVGCCMSGSGPTVYGLFKDEHTARKAYAALKQRHSYCFVVKTVSLGVQVVEEVF; encoded by the coding sequence ATGAGGAGGATTGTTTTAAAGGCCTATGCAAAGATTAATTGGGCGCTAGATGTTCTAGGTAAACGCCCTGATGGCTATCATGATGTGGAGATGGTCATGCAGTCGGTGGATTTGTGGGATGCTGTTATCCTTGAAGAAAAGGGTGAGGAGATAAGCGTAAAGTGCAGTATAGACAGCCTTCCTGTAGATGTAACCAATACGGCTTACCGTGCTGCTGTTTTGATAAAAAAGAGGTTTGGCATTGAAAAAGGGATCCAGGTTGAGCTTATAAAGAATATCCCTGTGGCGGCGGGTTTGGCAGGGGGGAGCGCTGACGCGGCTGCTGTCCTTGTGGGGCTTAGCAGGATGTGGAGGCTTAATCTTTCAAAAGAAGAGCTTATGGAATTAGCAGGTATTGTGGGAAGCGATGTGCCATTTTGCGTCGTAGGAGGTACTGCTTTGGCTAAGGGTAGGGGAGAGGATATAACAGAGTTGCCTCCTGCACAAGGGATATGGTTGGTGCTGATTACGCCTGACCAGCGCATCTCTACAGCTGAAGTTTATGGCAAGTTAGATTTGAGCAAGATACAAAAAAGGCCGGATGTGACCAGCATGGTTAACAGCTTACATCAAAGGGACTTCAAAGGCATTGCCTTAAATATGGTAAACGTGCTTGAGGAAGTAACTGTCGGTCTATGCCCTCAGATAAGAGCTATTAAAGAGGATGTTATGAGGCAAGGGGCTGTGGGTTGCTGTATGAGCGGGAGCGGTCCTACTGTGTATGGCCTTTTTAAAGATGAACATACCGCTCGAAAGGCATATGCGGCGCTGAAGCAGAGGCATTCATATTGCTTTGTTGTTAAAACCGTGAGCCTAGGAGTACAGGTAGTAGAGGAGGTTTTTTAA
- a CDS encoding aminotransferase class I/II-fold pyridoxal phosphate-dependent enzyme, which translates to MKKLDQNTAPLFEALRKNVEDGVIPFHVPGHKKGKGAGELVEYLGEKVFQIDLNGMEDLDNICNPISVIKEAEKLLAELYGADDSFFLVNGTTQGVQAMILYACGPGDEIIIPRNAHKSTIGAMILSGAIPVYVQPEINYDLGIAMGMSVESVKEAIRNHPKAKAVFVINPTYYGAVSNLREICRIAHENNMLVLADEAHGAHLPFCDELPISAMEAGADMSAASLHKTVGSMTQSSALFIRESDKVNSNRVKSVLNLTQTTSASYVLMASIDMARKQLALRGKELVSKAVELARYARAKINEVEGLYAFGKELVGSPGVYDFDETKLSIYVRQLGMSGYEMESVLRKEYNIQIELSDFYNIMAIVTLGDQKEDIEKLIEALKDIARKRGVNNKPNCNLVPCKTEMIVRPRDAFYSPKRSVKLEEAVGEISGEMIMAYPPGIPVICPGERITHEVIEYVKALKEEETQLQGTEDPFINYIKVLDM; encoded by the coding sequence ATGAAAAAGCTAGATCAGAATACAGCCCCTTTGTTTGAAGCTCTCAGGAAAAACGTGGAGGATGGAGTGATACCATTCCACGTACCAGGGCACAAAAAGGGCAAGGGAGCTGGCGAACTGGTAGAATATTTAGGGGAAAAAGTATTTCAAATAGACCTTAACGGGATGGAGGACCTAGACAATATATGTAACCCTATAAGCGTTATAAAAGAGGCGGAGAAGCTTCTGGCTGAGCTATATGGGGCCGACGATTCATTTTTTTTGGTAAATGGCACTACGCAAGGCGTACAGGCCATGATACTTTATGCATGTGGTCCAGGGGATGAAATAATCATACCTAGAAACGCACATAAATCCACCATTGGGGCCATGATACTGAGTGGCGCTATACCGGTATATGTTCAACCCGAGATTAACTATGACCTCGGTATCGCCATGGGCATGTCGGTGGAAAGCGTGAAAGAGGCAATACGCAATCATCCTAAAGCCAAGGCGGTGTTTGTCATAAATCCCACCTATTACGGTGCGGTATCCAACCTCAGGGAAATTTGTCGAATAGCTCATGAAAACAACATGCTGGTGCTGGCAGATGAGGCTCATGGGGCACATTTGCCGTTCTGCGATGAGTTGCCTATATCGGCCATGGAAGCAGGAGCGGATATGAGTGCCGCCAGCCTTCACAAGACGGTTGGCTCGATGACTCAGAGTTCAGCTTTATTTATTCGTGAAAGCGATAAGGTAAACAGCAACCGGGTAAAGTCTGTGCTTAACCTGACGCAGACCACCAGCGCGTCATATGTCTTAATGGCTTCAATTGATATGGCGCGAAAGCAGTTGGCGCTGCGTGGCAAGGAACTGGTTAGCAAGGCGGTAGAGCTAGCTCGATATGCCAGAGCGAAGATAAACGAGGTTGAGGGGTTGTATGCCTTTGGTAAGGAACTGGTTGGTAGCCCGGGGGTGTACGATTTTGATGAAACCAAGCTCAGCATATACGTTCGTCAGCTGGGCATGTCAGGGTATGAAATGGAGAGCGTACTCCGCAAGGAGTACAACATTCAGATTGAGCTTTCGGACTTTTATAATATAATGGCCATTGTAACCCTGGGAGATCAGAAGGAGGATATAGAAAAACTGATTGAAGCCTTGAAGGACATCGCTAGAAAGAGGGGGGTAAATAACAAGCCAAACTGTAACCTAGTTCCTTGTAAGACGGAGATGATTGTAAGGCCTCGAGATGCCTTTTATAGTCCCAAACGAAGCGTTAAGCTGGAAGAGGCCGTGGGCGAAATAAGCGGGGAGATGATAATGGCGTATCCGCCCGGTATTCCCGTTATATGTCCGGGGGAACGGATTACCCATGAGGTGATAGAGTATGTCAAGGCGTTGAAAGAAGAGGAAACGCAGCTTCAAGGAACAGAAGACCCATTTATCAACTATATTAAAGTGCTGGATATGTGA
- the sleB gene encoding spore cortex-lytic enzyme: MLIEHWKSQSAALETALYWGSTGSKVMEVQRKLKQWGYYDGPIDGVYGPKTFEAVKLFQRKNGLKVDGVVGPQTAAAMGITLNRGATTTSYRASRGGGTHSSGDLYLLARLVHAEARGEPYIGKVAVAAVVLNRVKHPAFPNTIAGVIYQPGAFTAVADGQINLAPDEESLRAARDALNGWDPTYGALYYYNPAKTTSSWIWSRPVHIVIGNHRFAK, from the coding sequence ATGCTGATCGAGCATTGGAAAAGCCAGAGCGCTGCTCTCGAGACTGCATTATATTGGGGTTCGACAGGTAGTAAAGTGATGGAAGTTCAAAGAAAGCTTAAACAGTGGGGCTATTACGATGGGCCTATCGATGGGGTATATGGCCCAAAGACCTTTGAAGCGGTAAAGCTTTTTCAAAGAAAAAATGGCCTTAAAGTTGATGGGGTGGTTGGACCGCAAACGGCAGCTGCCATGGGCATTACTTTGAACAGGGGTGCCACTACCACATCTTATCGTGCTTCAAGGGGTGGTGGCACACACAGCAGCGGCGATCTATACTTACTGGCTAGATTGGTACACGCTGAAGCAAGGGGAGAACCCTATATTGGGAAAGTAGCAGTGGCGGCAGTGGTGTTGAACCGTGTAAAGCACCCTGCTTTTCCCAATACCATCGCAGGAGTGATATACCAGCCAGGGGCATTCACGGCTGTTGCTGATGGTCAAATCAATCTGGCCCCCGATGAGGAATCGCTGCGCGCTGCTAGGGATGCGCTGAACGGTTGGGACCCCACTTATGGAGCACTTTATTACTATAATCCAGCCAAAACTACCAGCAGTTGGATATGGTCAAGGCCGGTACACATTGTCATCGGCAATCACCGTTTTGCCAAATAA